The following are from one region of the Salvelinus fontinalis isolate EN_2023a chromosome 5, ASM2944872v1, whole genome shotgun sequence genome:
- the prkaa2 gene encoding 5'-AMP-activated protein kinase catalytic subunit alpha-2 isoform X2, translated as MAERQQKHEGGRVKIGHYLLGDTLGVGTFGKVKIGEHQLTGHKVAVKILNRQKIRSLDVVGKIKREIQNLKLFRHPHIIKLYQVISTPTDFFMVMEYVSGGELFDYICKHGRVEDKEARRLFQQIISGVDYCHRHMVVHRDLKPENVLLDHSKNAKIADFGLSNMMSDGEFLRTSCGSPNYAAPEVISGRLYAGPEVDIWSSGVILYALLCGTLPFDDEHVPTLFKKIRGGVFYMPEYLTRPVASLLLLMLQVDPLKRATIKDIREHEWFKQDLPGYLFPEDPSYDSTILDEEAVREVCDKFESTESEVMSSLYSGDPQDQLAVAYHLIIDNRRIMTQASEFYLASSPPQGSFMEDGMSLPPGVKPHPERMPPLLARCPLDALNTTRAKPLAVKKAKWHLGIRSQSRPYDIMAEVYRAMRQLQYDWKVVNPYHLRVRRKNPVTGNLVKMCLQLYQVDNRSYLLDFKSIDDDIMDAVGFKSGSSTPQRSGSTAGLHRPRLSVDSACPAVDLPKLSSSLPGSLCSSAALLTSTPTPRQGSHTMDFFEMCASLITTLAR; from the exons ATGGCAGAACGACAGCAGAAACATGAAGGCGGCCGAGTGAAGATCGGACATTACCTCCTAGGAGACACTCTGGGCGTCGGCACCTTCGGCAAAGTAAAGA ttggaGAGCACCAGTTGACAGGTCATAAGGTGGCAGTGAAGATCCTGAACAGACAGAAAATCAGGAGTCTGGACGTGGTGGGCAAGATCAAACGAGAGATACAGAACCTCAAACTCTTCAGACACCCTCACATCATCAAACT GTACCAGGTGATCAGTACTCCTACAGATTTCTTCATGGTGATGGAGTATGTCTCAGGAGGAGAGCTGTTTGACTACATCTGCAAACACGGACGG GTAGAAGACAAAGAGGCTCGTCGGTTGTTCCAGCAGATTATCTCCGGTGTAGACTACTGCCACAGACACATGGTGGTGCACAGAGACCTCAAACCTGAGAATGTACTGCTGGACCATTCCAAGAACGCCAAAATAGCTGACTTcg GGTTGTCAAACATGATGTCAGACGGGGAGTTCCTGAGGACCAGCTGTGGATCTCCCAACTACGCGGCTCCTGAAGTCATCTCCGGaag GTTATACGCTGGTCCTGAGGTGGACATATGGAGCAGTGGGGTGATCCTGTATGCGTTGCTGTGTGGGACTCTGCCCTTTGATGACGAACACGTTCCCACGCTGTTTAAGAAGATCAGAGGGGGTGTCTTCTATATGCCAGAATACCTCACTCGCCCCGTCGCTTCCCTGCTGCTGCTCATGCTGCAGGTCGACCCGCTCAAGAGGGCTACCATTAAAGACATTag GGAACATGAGTGGTTTAAGCAGGACCTGCCAGGCTACCTGTTTCCTGAGGACCCTTCCTATGACTCCACCATACTGGATGAGGAGGCAGTCCGAGAGGTGTGTGACAAGTTTGAGAGCACCGAGTCTGAGGTGATGTCCAGCCTGTACAGCGGAGACCCTCAG GACCAGCTAGCAGTAGCGTACCATCTGATCATAGACAACCGGCGCATCATGACCCAGGCCAGTGAGTTCTACCTGGCTTCCAGCCCTCCCCAGGGCTCCTTCATGGAGGATGGCATGTCACTGCCACCCGGGGTCAAACCACACCCAGAGAGGATGCCCCCCCTGCTG gcgcGCTGCCCGCTGGATGCCCTGAACACCACCAGAGCCAAACCCCTGGCAGTGAAGAAAGCCAAGTGGCATCTGGGCATCAGGAGTCAGAGCAGACCCTATGATATCATGGCTGAGGTCTACAGGGCTATGAGACAGCTACAGTATGACTGgaag GTGGTGAACCCGTACCACCTGCGTGTTCGGAGGAAGAACCCAGTAACAGGCAACCTGGTGAAGATGTGTCTCCAGCTGTACCAAGTAGACAACAGATCCTATCTGCTGGACTTCAAAAGCATTGACG ATGACATCATGGACGCAGTAGGGTTTAAGTCGGGCTCTTCCACCCCCCAGAGGTCAGGCTCCACTGCAGGGCTCCACAGACCCAGACTCAGTGTGGACTCAGCCTGTCCTGCCGTGGATCTCCCCAAGCTCAGCTCCTCTCTGCCTGGGTCGCTGTGCTCCAGCGCTGCCCTCCtcacctccacccccaccccacGCCAGGGCAGCCACACTATGGACTTCTTTGAGATGTGTGCCAGTCTCATCACCACGCTGGCCCGCTAG
- the prkaa2 gene encoding 5'-AMP-activated protein kinase catalytic subunit alpha-2 isoform X1 — MAERQQKHEGGRVKIGHYLLGDTLGVGTFGKVKIGEHQLTGHKVAVKILNRQKIRSLDVVGKIKREIQNLKLFRHPHIIKLYQVISTPTDFFMVMEYVSGGELFDYICKHGRVEDKEARRLFQQIISGVDYCHRHMVVHRDLKPENVLLDHSKNAKIADFGLSNMMSDGEFLRTSCGSPNYAAPEVISGRLYAGPEVDIWSSGVILYALLCGTLPFDDEHVPTLFKKIRGGVFYMPEYLTRPVASLLLLMLQVDPLKRATIKDIREHEWFKQDLPGYLFPEDPSYDSTILDEEAVREVCDKFESTESEVMSSLYSGDPQDQLAVAYHLIIDNRRIMTQASEFYLASSPPQGSFMEDGMSLPPGVKPHPERMPPLLVDSPKARCPLDALNTTRAKPLAVKKAKWHLGIRSQSRPYDIMAEVYRAMRQLQYDWKVVNPYHLRVRRKNPVTGNLVKMCLQLYQVDNRSYLLDFKSIDDDIMDAVGFKSGSSTPQRSGSTAGLHRPRLSVDSACPAVDLPKLSSSLPGSLCSSAALLTSTPTPRQGSHTMDFFEMCASLITTLAR, encoded by the exons ATGGCAGAACGACAGCAGAAACATGAAGGCGGCCGAGTGAAGATCGGACATTACCTCCTAGGAGACACTCTGGGCGTCGGCACCTTCGGCAAAGTAAAGA ttggaGAGCACCAGTTGACAGGTCATAAGGTGGCAGTGAAGATCCTGAACAGACAGAAAATCAGGAGTCTGGACGTGGTGGGCAAGATCAAACGAGAGATACAGAACCTCAAACTCTTCAGACACCCTCACATCATCAAACT GTACCAGGTGATCAGTACTCCTACAGATTTCTTCATGGTGATGGAGTATGTCTCAGGAGGAGAGCTGTTTGACTACATCTGCAAACACGGACGG GTAGAAGACAAAGAGGCTCGTCGGTTGTTCCAGCAGATTATCTCCGGTGTAGACTACTGCCACAGACACATGGTGGTGCACAGAGACCTCAAACCTGAGAATGTACTGCTGGACCATTCCAAGAACGCCAAAATAGCTGACTTcg GGTTGTCAAACATGATGTCAGACGGGGAGTTCCTGAGGACCAGCTGTGGATCTCCCAACTACGCGGCTCCTGAAGTCATCTCCGGaag GTTATACGCTGGTCCTGAGGTGGACATATGGAGCAGTGGGGTGATCCTGTATGCGTTGCTGTGTGGGACTCTGCCCTTTGATGACGAACACGTTCCCACGCTGTTTAAGAAGATCAGAGGGGGTGTCTTCTATATGCCAGAATACCTCACTCGCCCCGTCGCTTCCCTGCTGCTGCTCATGCTGCAGGTCGACCCGCTCAAGAGGGCTACCATTAAAGACATTag GGAACATGAGTGGTTTAAGCAGGACCTGCCAGGCTACCTGTTTCCTGAGGACCCTTCCTATGACTCCACCATACTGGATGAGGAGGCAGTCCGAGAGGTGTGTGACAAGTTTGAGAGCACCGAGTCTGAGGTGATGTCCAGCCTGTACAGCGGAGACCCTCAG GACCAGCTAGCAGTAGCGTACCATCTGATCATAGACAACCGGCGCATCATGACCCAGGCCAGTGAGTTCTACCTGGCTTCCAGCCCTCCCCAGGGCTCCTTCATGGAGGATGGCATGTCACTGCCACCCGGGGTCAAACCACACCCAGAGAGGATGCCCCCCCTGCTGGTAGACAGCCCCAAG gcgcGCTGCCCGCTGGATGCCCTGAACACCACCAGAGCCAAACCCCTGGCAGTGAAGAAAGCCAAGTGGCATCTGGGCATCAGGAGTCAGAGCAGACCCTATGATATCATGGCTGAGGTCTACAGGGCTATGAGACAGCTACAGTATGACTGgaag GTGGTGAACCCGTACCACCTGCGTGTTCGGAGGAAGAACCCAGTAACAGGCAACCTGGTGAAGATGTGTCTCCAGCTGTACCAAGTAGACAACAGATCCTATCTGCTGGACTTCAAAAGCATTGACG ATGACATCATGGACGCAGTAGGGTTTAAGTCGGGCTCTTCCACCCCCCAGAGGTCAGGCTCCACTGCAGGGCTCCACAGACCCAGACTCAGTGTGGACTCAGCCTGTCCTGCCGTGGATCTCCCCAAGCTCAGCTCCTCTCTGCCTGGGTCGCTGTGCTCCAGCGCTGCCCTCCtcacctccacccccaccccacGCCAGGGCAGCCACACTATGGACTTCTTTGAGATGTGTGCCAGTCTCATCACCACGCTGGCCCGCTAG